In Uranotaenia lowii strain MFRU-FL chromosome 2, ASM2978415v1, whole genome shotgun sequence, one genomic interval encodes:
- the LOC129741919 gene encoding uncharacterized protein LOC129741919, whose amino-acid sequence MTEHKMQQTAILLSTCKKSIHKIQQFVKSYNASSDFVKIDSRIERLGYLFNKYNETSVQAELFTGAESNVNFSKDREDIEELFYHIQDALILRKASPPEEEETVKSPQSSMSMVRLPKLDLPTFDGDMENWIPFRDSYKNLIHDKKNLASVDKFHYLLAALKEPVKKLLDTISVTEKNYDIAWNLLVSRFDNKRLLIKNHIAALFSLESVKRESSSAILSIVDHFERHVKILNTLGENTGEWSSLLVHLVCSRLDSNTLREWERKTAGEVESPSYVDLIEFLNVTFPERWIYCDQH is encoded by the coding sequence ATGACTGAGCACAAAATGCAACAGACGGCTATATTGCTCAGCACATGTAAAAAATCAATCCATAAAATCCAGCAATTTGTGAAATCCTATAATGCAAGTAGTGATTTTGTGAAAATAGACTCTCGAATAGAACGGCTTGGTTATCTATTCAATAAGTACAACGAAACTTCTGTTCAAGCTGAGTTGTTCACAGGGGCTGAGTCTAACGTGAATTTCTCGAAAGATAGGGAAGATATAGAAGAACTTTTCTATCACATCCAAGATGCGCTTATTCTTCGAAAAGCATCTCCACCCGAAGAAGAAGAAACTGTCAAGTCTCCACAGTCCAGCATGTCGATGGTTAGACTCCCCAAGCTAGATTTGCCTACGTTCGATGGCGATATGGAAAATTGGATTCCGTTTCGCGACTCGTATAAGAACCTCATCCACGATAAGAAGAACCTCGCCTCAGTGGATAAGTTTCATTATTTGTTGGCCGCCTTGAAAGAACCGGTCAAAAAACTCCTCGATACGATCAGTGTAACCGAGAAAAATTACGATATCGCATGGAATCTACTCGTGTCTAGATTCGATAATAAACGCctgttaataaaaaatcatatcgCGGCTCTTTTTTCTTTGGAGTCGGTAAAAAGGGAATCATCATCTGCGATCCTTTCAATTGTGGATCATTTCGAGCGCCACGTCAAGATCCTAAACACGTTGGGAGAAAATACTGGGGAATGGAGTTCACTTTTAGTGCATCTAGTTTGCAGTCGTCTAGATAGCAACACGCTGAGGGAATGGGAACGTAAAACTGCTGGTGAAGTAGAATCTCCATCGTACGTCGACCTAATTGAATTCCTGAATGTTACTTTCCCTGAAAGGTGGATCTACTGTGATCAACACTAG
- the LOC129741920 gene encoding uncharacterized protein LOC129741920, whose protein sequence is MHISGMGGASVTSRYSTVATICSSDHSYRCDLSFQILPKITGNLPATVVDTSELQIPPELNLADPSFALPHRIDMVIGAQLFFSLLCDGQRYISNHSEGLRPILQNTVLGWVVSGPVPIASNSSHSASVALTCTTDDLDFQLSRFWEIEHCPEARSFSKEELACEKLFSDTTTRDELGRFVVRLPTKPEMLSQLGDSATTALERYHWMQRRLLRDPNLQDQYSQFMLTYGTACAPYLSTRCLKQLAYDHMMINKHVASKISTDFYMDDLISGDQTDDAAINLRSEVQGILRSAGFELRKWASNSPAVLASIPEALRDDRLFLDLDSSPSIKTLGLIWQPKSDSFHFKSPDLIQSQQLTKRIVVSEMAQLFDPLGILGPVVVKAKIFVQQLWRANLSWDDPLPPNLSGAWESYRSDLSTVHLFSVPRRVLANNRAGEIQLHGFCDASQHAYGACIYVRSSTEDGNIITHLLTAKSRVAPIQQSTIPRLELCSAVLLGHLYTNVISSLNQPTKAFFWSDSMITLHWIHQPPSKFNIYVANRVAEVQRLTVGGSWNHIAGFENPADIISRGATPQELSGNTLWWEGPPWLKLESTNWPRRFTVMDSSHVKPEDLEEKVQQKPSLAAVTTDTYPELCEYYSSFAKLVRISAICRRFAQRCRRQERDFPPYLLASEYRAALMGLVKSAQQQSFPRELALVEAGKKSDLRSSLLRRLNPIIDQGILRVGGRLNLSNLSHDRKHQIILPSNHKLTILLVESTHQDLLHAGPSLMIANIRERFWPLDLRRLARRTVRNCVTCFRVNPTVEIQLMGQLPRVRITPARAFLNTGVDFCGPVLIKLPVRRGKPFPPLKAYICVFVCMATKAMHLELVGDLSTDGFIAALKRFVGRRGLPISLYCDNTTNFTGDNRELRSLLSQFMDQQHTRKVASFCAEISIQFHFIPARAPSFGGLWEAAVRAVKHHLRRVVGLDAITAEAMQTVLCQIEGCLNSRPLTACSEDPDDQQILTPGHFLIGDALKAIPEPDLCDVPTNRLSLWQAMQHKVQRFWKLWSTDYLNQLQQRSKNYFQKPNVVVGKLVLLKEDNLPPLKWSVGRVTAVHPGADNLVRVVDVKVPSGAVYDRPISKICLLPINDAEDGPSSNNE, encoded by the exons ATGCACATTTCGGGAATGGGGGGAGCCTCTGTCACAAGTCGTTACTCCACCGTCGCAACTATTTGCTCCAGCGATCACTCATATCGCTGTGATCTCTCCTTCCAAATTTTGCCTAAGATTACTGGTAATCTCCCAGCTACTGTTGTAGATACATCAGAACTGCAAATCCCACCGGAACTCAACCTAGCGGACCCCTCCTTTGCCCTACCTCATCGTATCGATATGGTTATAGGTGCTCAATTATTCTTCTCACTCCTTTGTGATGGACAGCGATACATCTCCAACCACTCAGAGGGATTGAGACCTATTCTACAAAACACAGTATTGGGCTGGGTAGTGAGCGGACCGGTACCAATAGCATCGAATTCATCTCACTCTGCGTCTGTTGCCCTTACATGCACCACCGACGATCTAGACTTCCAATTGTCACGCTTTTGGGAGATTGAGCACTGTCCTGAAGCTCGCAGCTTTTCGAAGGAGGAATTAGCCTGCGAGAAACTTTTCTCCGACACCACCACACGAGATGAACTTGGTCGATTTGTTGTTCGTCTACCCACCAAGCCTGAGATGTTGAGTCAACTGGGCGACTCAGCCACAACAGCTTTGGAACGATACCACTGGATGCAGCGTCGGCTCTTGAGAGATCCGAACTTACAAGACCAATATTCACAGTTCATGC TGACTTACGGCACTGCTTGTGCACCCTATCTTTCAACCCGCTGTTTAAAGCAATTGGCATATGATCACATGATGATTAACAAACACGTAGCCTCTAAAATAAGCACCGACTTTTATATGGATGATCTTATCAGTGGGGATCAAACAGATGACGCAGCAATTAATCTCCGCTCAGAAGTCCAGGGCATTCTGAGATCAGCAGGTTTTGAGTTGAGAAAATGGGCATCAAATTCCCCGGCAGTCCTAGCAAGTATCCCCGAAGCTTTGAGAGATGACCGTTTATTTCTCGACTTAGACAGCTCCCCCTCAATAAAAACTCTTGGACTCATCTGGCAGCCCAAATCCGATTCGTTCCACTTCAAATCACCAGATCTCATTCAAAGTCAGCAACTCACTAAGAGAATTGTTGTCTCTGAGATGGCCCAGCTATTTGATCCGCTCGGAATTCTTGGACCTGTCGTCGTAAAAGCAAAAATTTTCGTGCAGCAGTTATGGAGAGCAAACCTTTCTTGGGATGATCCGCTCCCACCCAACTTGAGTGGCGCCTGGGAGTCATATAGGTCGGACCTTTCAACAGTACACTTGTTCAGTGTTCCTCGACGTGTTCTGGCTAACAACAGAGCAGGCGAAATCCAACTTCACGGATTTTGCGACGCATCTCAGCACGCATATGGGGCGTGCATCTACGTACGAAGCTCAACTGAAGACGGCAACATCATTACCCACCTTCTTACCGCTAAATCCCGAGTTGCGCCTATCCAACAATCCACAATCCCTCGGCTGGAATTATGTTCAGCAGTTTTGTTAGGCCATCTGTATACAAATGTTATTTCTTCCTTGAATCAGCCAACTAAAGCGTTTTTTTGGTCTGATTCAATGATAACGTTACACTGGATTCATCAGCCACCGTCGAAATTCAACATCTACGTGGCAAATCGAGTCGCTGAGGTGCAGCGGCTGACTGTTGGTGGTTCTTGGAATCACATTGCCGGTTTCGAGAACCCAGCCGATATTATTTCGAGAGGTGCTACCCCCCAAGAACTATCTGGTAACACATTGTGGTGGGAAGGCCCACCATGGTTAAAATTGGAATCGACGAACTGGCCACGTCGGTTCACTGTTATGGATTCGTCCCACGTAAAGCCAGAAGATTTGGAGGAGAAGGTACAACAAAAACCATCTCTTGCCGCCGTGACAACTGACACTTACCCGGAGTTATGCGAATATTATTCTTCGTTCGCAAAACTGGTTCGCATTTCTGCAATTTGTCGACGGTTCGCTCAACGATGCCGAAGGCAAGAACGAGATTTTCCACCATACCTTCTTGCTAGTGAGTACCGAGCGGCGCTGATGGGACTGGTAAAATCGGCGCAACAACAAAGTTTTCCTCGTGAATTAGCTCTTGTCGAAGCTGGTAAGAAGTCCGATTTGAGATCGTCACTATTACGACGACTAAATCCAATCATCGACCAAGGTATTCTCCGAGTCGGAGGCCGACTCAATTTATCAAATCTTTCCCATGATAGGAAGCACCAAATTATACTTCCTTCCAACCATAAGTTGACGATTCTGCTTGTTGAATCAACCCACCAAGATTTACTACATGCTGGTCCTAGTTTAATGATTGCTAATATACGAGAACGCTTCTGGCCGCTGGATTTGCGCAGATTAGCACGAAGGACGGTACGCAACTGTGTAACATGTTTTCGAGTGAATCCAACGGTGGAAATTCAACTAATGGGCCAATTGCCACGGGTTCGCATCACTCCAGCTCGCGCCTTTCTCAACACTGGTGTTGACTTCTGCGGGCCAGTACTAATCAAGCTTCCTGTCAGGAGAGGAAAACCTTTCCCCCCGCTGAAGGCATATATTTGTGTCTTCGTGTGCATGGCAACCAAAGCGATGCACCTCGAACTTGTAGGTGATCTTAGCACCGACGGGTTTATTGCTGCTCTAAAACGATTTGTAGGCCGCCGAGGCCTACCCATCAGCCTGTATTGTGACAACACCACGAATTTCACCGGAGACAATCGTGAACTGCGTTCACTCCTATCCCAGTTCATGGACCAACAACACACCAGAAAGGTTGCATCATTTTGTGCAgaaatttctattcaatttcACTTTATCCCCGCTAGAGCACCATCCTTCGGCGGGCTATGGGAAGCCGCCGTACGCGCCGTCAAGCATCATCTTCGCCGAGTCGTGGGTTTGGACGCCATAACCGCAGAGGCCATGCAAACGGTACTCTGCCAAATCGAGGGATGCCTTAATTCTCGGCCGCTAACTGCTTGCTCGGAAGATCCCGATGATCAACAAATCCTGACCCCTGGCCACTTCCTAATCGGCGATGCACTGAAGGCTATTCCGGAACCTGACCTGTGTGATGTACCAACCAATAGGCTCTCGCTGTGGCAAGCGATGCAGCATAAAGTTCAACGGTTTTGGAAGCTCTGGTCTACTGATTACTTGAATCAACTACAACAGCGCtccaaaaactactttcaaAAACCTAACGTCGTCGTGGGCAAGTTAGTGCTACTGAAAGAGGACAATTTACCGCCGCTCAAGTGGAGCGTCGGGCGAGTCACCGCAGTGCACCCTGGCGCTGATAACCTAGTGCGAGTCGTCGATGTTAAGGTCCCTTCTGGTGCGGTATACGACCGGCCGATCTCAAAGATCTGCCTGCTACCAATCAACGACGCTGAAGATGGTCCGTCGTCAAACAACGAATGA
- the LOC129741921 gene encoding uncharacterized protein LOC129741921, with product MPAKKTIKEPIEDTKVPTLRYWTVRLREIQANFNDIWEFVEGFTDNTTAAMVEVRLSAIDELWEKFCEVLVEIKSHDDFAGDETGFDNERKEFSNRYYFAKSFLLDRVKASNDSTVLDNSSRVADLSAQGGLDHVRLPQIKLQSFDGNIDDWLSFRDLYTSLIHWKQELPDVEKFHYLKGCLLGEPKAMINPLKITKANYQVAWEMLLKRYNNSKQLKKRQIQSLFKLPTLTKESVGELHVLVEGFERIVNTLDQVVQSSDFKDLLLVNFLVSRLDPITHRAWEESSAAAEQDTLQELTEFLHRRIRVLESLPPKPSDSKNVQQVSTKPKVTRTGHSAMQSSGIVCAACKERHLLHLCPKFQKLTVMERDAILKTHNLCRNCFRSGHLARDCQSKFFCRHCQGRHHSMICFRSEKGDRLAISERGGNSTAHSSHTRELLPANTESESKVANTAATTCQTFKAFNSKTSHVLLATAVVQLENDMGIRFPARALLDSGSESNFITERLCQRMALSRKKEDISILGIGQAATSVKFSVTAKLCSRTTNFSRELKFLVLPKVTSNLPTSTINTETWAVPEDIELADPAFFESSKVDLVLGIESFFECFVSGRRIPLGKQLPTLTESVFGWVVCGGAATPGSAFNVQCNMSVNESLEQLVSRFWEREEIGSAKTFTKEEKRCEQQFSSTVQRSSDGRYTVSVPAQSQ from the coding sequence ATGCCTGCGAAGAAAACCATCAAGGAGCCCATCGAAGACACCAAGGTTCCGACGCTGAGGTACTGGACGGTCCGGTTGAGGGAAATCCAAGCTAACTTCAATGACATCTGGGAGTTTGTAGAGGGTTTCACAGATAATACTACTGCAGCTATGGTGGAAGTTAGGTTGTCCGCTATCGATGAACTTTGGGAAAAATTCTGCGAGGTACTGGTCGAGATCAAATCCCACGACGATTTTGCTGGCGATGAAACGGGTTTCGACAACGAGCGGAAGGAGTTCAGCAATCGCTATTATTTTGCGAAATCCTTCTTGCTTGACAGGGTTAAGGCTTCGAATGATTCTACGGTTCTGGACAACTCGAGTCGCGTTGCAGATTTATCAGCTCAAGGTGGTCTAGATCACGTTCGCTTGCCGCAGATCAAGCTTCAGAGCTTCGACGGAAACATCGATGACTGGTTAAGCTTCCGGGACCTCTACACTTCTCTTATCCACTGGAAACAGGAACTTCCGGATGTAGAGAAGTTCCACTACTTAAAAGGTTGTTTATTGGGGGAGCCGAAGGCCATGATCAACCCTCTGAAAATTACGAAAGCCAATTACCAGGTGGCTTGGGAAATGCTCTTGAAACGCTATAACAATAGCAAGCAGTTGAAAAAGCGTCAAATCCAATCGCTTTTCAAATTGCCCACTCTCACCAAGGAATCGGTCGGCGAATTGCATGTTCTGGTTGAAGGTTTCGAACGCATCGTGAACACTTTAGACCAGGTGGTTCAATCCTCCGATTTCAAGGATCTTTTGCTGGTTAATTTCTTGGTTTCGCGTTTGGATCCCATAACACATAGAGCGTGGGAAGAGAGCTCAGCAGCGGCAGAACAGGACACCTTGCAGGAACTAACTGAATTTCTTCACCGGCGAATTAGGGTTTTAGAATCACTTCCTCCCAAACCATCCGATTCTAAAAACGTTCAACAAGTTTCAACGAAGCCCAAGGTTACCAGAACTGGACATTCAGCGATGCAGTCTTCCGGGATTGTCTGCGCAGCCTGCAAGGAGCGACACTTATTGCATTTGTGTCCGAAATTCCAAAAACTAACGGTGATGGAACGGGATGCCATATTGAAGACGCACAATCTTTGTCGGAACTGTTTTCGGTCGGGTCATCTGGCTAGGGATTGCCAGTCCAAATTTTTCTGTCGGCATTGCCAGGGTCGACATCATTCCATGATTTGTTTCCGGTCAGAGAAAGGGGATCGATTGGCGATCAGCGAAAGGGGTGGGAATTCTACGGCTCATTCTTCACACACCAGAGAACTTCTTCCGGCCAACACGGAATCGGAATCCAAGGTGGCGAATACGGCGGCCACAACTTGTCAAACTTTCAAGGCATTCAACTCCAAAACTTCTCATGTGCTATTGGCAACAGCTGTTGTGCAATTGGAAAACGATATGGGTATTCGGTTCCCCGCTCGAGCGTTGCTCGACTCCGGTTCCGAGAGTAATTTCATAACTGAGCGGTTATGTCAGCGGATGGCGCTATCCAGGAAAAAGGAGGACATTTCCATACTGGGAATCGGTCAAGCGGCTACGAGCGTCAAATTCAGCGTTACAGCGAAACTGTGTTCCAGGACTACTAATTTCTCTCGAGAACTCAAGTTTCTCGTACTTCCAAAGGTCACTTCCAATCTTCCCACCTCGACTATCAACACGGAAACATGGGCGGTCCCTGAAGATATCGAGCTAGCGGATCCGGCGTTCTTTGAATCCAGCAAGGTGGACTTAGTTCTCGGGATCGAATCCTTTTTCGAATGTTTTGTAAGTGGTCGAAGAATTCCCTTGGGCAAGCAGCTTCCTACTTTAACGGAATCCGTATTTGGCTGGGTGGTCTGTGGAGGAGCTGCAACTCCCGGTTCAGCATTCAACGTGCAATGCAACATGTCGGTGAATGAATCCTTAGAGCAACTCGTATCTCGGTTCTGGGAGCGCGAGGAAATTGGTTCGGCGAAAACATTCACCAAGGAAGAAAAACGGTGTGAGCAGCAGTTCAGTTCGACGGTTCAGCGTAGCTCCGATGGTCGATATACGGTGAGTGTTCCGGCGCAGTCACAATGA